CACCCGACGATTTCGTCTATCACCGCCTGACCGAGGCCGAGGCGGCGACGATGCGGGCGGGCGAGATCACGCGGCAACTCTTCAGTTTCTCCGACAGGACAGAACCCCGGAAAGACACGCTGGATGTCGCCGACATCATCCGTGAAGCGGCAAATTACGCTCTCCGCGGCTCGAAGAGCACCTGCAGGCTCGACCTCGGGCCCGGGCCGATGCCGGTGGACGCCGACCCTGCCCAGATCCTCCAGGTGATCCAGGCACTGATCATCAATGCCGACCAGGCGATGCCCGGCGGCGGTGAAGTGACTATCGGGACACAGGTCGTGGAGGTGTCCGGGAACGACCCCGTCCCTCTTCCGATAGGTTCGTACGTGCGGATCACGGTGAAAGACGAGGGCGTCGGCATCCAGAAGGAGCATCTGGGGCGGATCTTCGACCCCTATTTCACGACCAAAAAGCATGGTTCAGGCCTCGGCCTTGCGGTCGCCCTGCCCATCATCAAGAATCACGGCGGCTGGATGGACGTGGCGTCCGAAACCGGCGCCGGGACAATCTTCTCCCTTTATCTGCCATCATCTGCACATAGTGTACATGCAGAGATGAAGCCCGAAGTCATAACGTCGGGCAGGATCGGGTCGATCCTGCTGATGGACGACGAAGCAGGTATTCTTGAAACCACCAGCGACATTCTCCGGCATCTCGGCTACACGGTGACCACGGCACAGGACGGCGAAGAAGCGGTGACGCGCTTTGAGGAGGCGCTCAGAGAGGGGAAGCCCTTCGACGGTGTCATCCTCGACCTGACCGTGCCCGGCAGGATGGGCGGTGAGGAGACCTTCACCCGCCTCCGCGAACTCGACCCGGCGGTGAAGGTGGTGGTATCGAGCGGCTACCTGAACGACCCGGTTGTCAGGAACCCGAAGACGTTCGGGCTCTTCGGGAGTATCGGGAAGCCATATCGAATCGACGAACTCTCCCGCATGCTGCAGGAACTCCTCAACGCCTGAGTGCCTGACGCCGGGAGAGGTAAACTTTTTTCACTACCCTTATTGGGGCGTGCGGTGAAGTACTCGCAATCACGCATGACCGATCAACCACCAACCGATGCCGGGAAGGAAGCCTTCGCCCTCTATGAGGCAGGGAAGTACAGGGAGTCGATCGACCTGTGCACGCGCCTTCTGAAAGGCTCGGACGACACCTCCCTCGCGATACTCGTCGCCACAAACCTCTTTGCCCTCGCGGAATACAACGAGGCCGAGGCACACCTCAGGGACCTCCTCAGGAAGATGCCCGAGTCCTCGTACCTTCACAGTTTTCTCGGCCGGGTGCTCTCGGCGCGGGGGGACGGGCGGGCGGTCGCCGCCTATGCCCGGGCGGTCCAACTCGACCCGGCAAATGAAGAGGCTCTCAGGGCCTACGCGGCATATTTCTCCGGGAAACGCGACCAGATGTCGGCTATTCCGATCCTCTCCGCGCTCGCACGGGTCTCGGGAAAGAAGGATGATGCCCGCTCCCTCATCCGCGCCCTCATCGAGTGCGGCAGGGGGGAGGAGGCTCTCTCAGCCTACCAGGATCTCCTCGGCGGGACCGGGGCAGATGCCGAGTATATCGACGCCCTGATGGTCGCCGGTCGTCACCGGGACGCCGCGGCGGCATCGGTCGAGACCTTCAGGAGGACAGGAGACCCGGCGTTCCTGCGGCAGTACCTCGCCGCCCTCTCTGCCTTCGACCGGCCTCAGGCCCTGAAGATCTTTCCCCGGTACCTCGGGGACATATCCGACAACGACCTTCTCTTCGACTATGTCCTCCTCCTCACGTCGGAGGGGAGGTGCCGCGAGGCCCTGGAGGCCTGTGAACGCCTCCTCGCCCGGAGCCCTCACCCGATCCACCAGCTCGTCGCCTGCGAACTCATCGCGGCGACAGGGCAGACCGAGCTTGCGAGGGAGTGCTACGAGGCATTGATCCGGGACGGGGTCGCCGGGATGGACGATCCCGAGACCCTGGAGATGTCCGTCGCCGCCTATGAACAGTTTCTCAGGAAGGCGTATTCTCCGGAGACCGTGCCGGCGTGCTACCTGGAAACCGTCTCCCGGGACCCGAACGTCGTCAGCCTTACGAGGACGGGCCTGTTCTATGCCTCATTCGGTGACATGGACACGGCGCGGGACTGGCTGTACCGGGCGTACAGGCTTGACTTTCTCAACGGCGGGATCGAGTATGCACGGTTTCTGGCGCGGCAGGGCGAGACACGGGAGTGCGAGAAGATCCTCATTCATATTCTCACAAACACGCAGCGGACCGCCGACCTCGTGAAGGTGGCCGAGGCCGTCATCGGCGGTGACGAAGAGAGCGGGGCGGGGAGGCGGCGGCTCCTCGACGCGCTCGTCAGGAGGTTCTCGACCGAGACCGGCCACCTCGGCCCTGAGGGGACCGAGGTCTTTGCGCGGGTCTGCCTCCGTGCGGCCGGGGTGGCGCTGGCCGGGGGCGATTATGTGCGCTGCAAGGAGTACTGCCTCCACGGGCTGGACCTCTCCCGCACCTGCACGGACGCCTTCTTCGATGTCATATGGCGGTGTAAGGAGGCGACGGTCGCCGAGCTTCCGGTCTTTCCCTTTGAAGGCAGAGGCGGTGGGGTGGCTGCAGGTGCCAGTGCCGGCACAGCAGGAACCGACCTGAGCAAAAACGATGTCGAAGAGCCCGACCTGGGTCTTGACGAACGCGAAACAGCGCTGGTCGCCTTTTTACGCCAGCACCGCGAGACCAATGAGGAAGAACTCCGCAAGGTGCTCGGCACCCGCCGGGTGAGCGGTGTGGTCAATCGCCTGATCAAAAAAGCGAACGACGCCGGCGTCCCCCTGATCGAGAAACAGGGCATGGGCGAGCACGGCGAGATATATGTCTACTGCGGGAAGTGAGTTGATGGACGGGAGAAAGACAGAGAGTATCGGGATCATCAATGCGCTCAGGCGCGGGACTGTGCCTGCATCGGGGCTGGAACGTCTTGCCGTCGGCCTGTCGGTGGAAGAAGAGGTGATCGGCAGACAACTCGACTTCGCCGCATCGGGAGGGGCCGACATCAAATTCGTCTGCGGGGATTACGGGAGCGGGAAAACTTTCCTGGTGGCGCGGGCACTGGAGATCGCACGGGAAAAGAGGTTTGTCACCGCGCATGTGATGATCTCGGCAGACACCCCTCTCCACAAAGAGAGCGCGCTGTACTACCGGATCCTCTCGTCTCTCAGGACTGCGGAGCACGAGAACGCGCTCAAAGAGATCGTGGACGACTGGATCTTCGCGATCGAGGAGAGGATCATCGAGGTTGACGGGGTCTCCGAGGAGGACGAGGCCCTGAAGACCGGGACGGTGGAGAGGATCGAGGCGGCCCTTGCCGACATCTCGGCGGTGAACCCGGCCCTTGCGGCGGCGCTCCGCGTCTACTACACGGCAAACTGTGCCGGAGACTTCCCCCTTGCGCAGGCGGCGCTCGGTTGGCTCTCGGGCGAACCCCATGTCGGGAGGAGGTTCAGGCAGGCGGCCGGCGTGAAGGGTGAGGTGGACGAGGTCTCGGCGCTCGTATTTCTGCGGGGCTTTATGCGGATCATCAGGGCGGCCGGGTATGCCGGACTTGCAGTGGCGGTGGACGAGGTCGAGACGGTGCAGGCCCTGCCCTCGAACCTCCGGGCGAAGGGCTACGGCAACCTCCGCCAGATCGTCGACGCCGTCGACCGGGGGGAGATGCCGCACTGCTACTTCCTCTTCACCGGCACGCCGGCCTTCTTCGAGGGGTCGAAGGGGATACGCTCTCTGCCGCCCCTGTACGACCGCCTGAAGATCGTGGGCGCGGACGATTATGCCAACCCCCTCCAGGCGCAGATCCGCCTCCGTCCCTTCGACCTCCAGAAGCTGGAGGAAGCGGCCCTGAAGGTTTGCGAGGTCTATGCCGACGCCGCCGCACCGGTGGACCGGAACCGCGTCTCCCACCGCTTTATGCAGGGGATGATCGACCGTGTCACGACGGGGTTCGGCGGGAGGGTGGACGTCATCCCCCGCATCTTCCTCCGCGAGTTCGTGGATGTGCTGGACAAGTGCGGGCTGTACGCGGAGTACGACCCTGCGGCCGCCTATGCCTTCGATAAGGAGAAAGTGAAGGGTGACCTGAAGGAGGAGGAAGAGGCGGTGCTTGAGGTGGAGTTCTAATGGCCAACCGGAAGGAAACCTTTGTCGGGGATATCGCCGATGGGGAGGAGGTCGACGGGATCTTTCTCATCAGGTCTGCCGAAGTGAAGCAGAAGAGGGACGGGAGTCCCTATATCCTGGCGCAGGTCGCCGACAGGACCGGGTCTCTCGCCTGCAACATCTGGGGCGTGCAGGGGTACGGTGAGGCCGTTTCTACGGCGGCAGAAAAACTGAAGGTCGGGGCTGTCTACCGTATCCGGGGCTTTGCAAAGGCCTACAACGGCGCGGTGCAGGTCTCGGTGAACGAAGGGATCGCCGACCTCGCAGAGGTGCCGCCCGACGAGGTCTCTGCGGCGGACTTCGTCTGTGCGCCGGTGAACGAGGCCGAACTGAAGGGTGGTGTGCTGGCGATGGCCGGCGATATCGCCGATGGCGCACTGCGGGACCTGGTGCTCGAAGCGATCGCCGGCGCGGACGGGTTCTTCGTGAAACCTGCCGCGAAGTCGCGGCACCACGAGTATCGCGGCGGTCTTGCCGGACACACCCTGGAGACGGCCAGGATCGCGGCGGCGTCCTGCGATGCTGCCTGCATCTCTCTGGACCGTGACCTCATCGTTGCGGGGTCGCTCCTCCACGATATCGGGAAGGCGTTCTGCTTCGACGAGGCCGGGCTTGCCTTCACAGCGAGGGCCGAGTACGACCTCGTCGGCCATGTCACCATCGGCGTCTCCTATCTTACCCGGTTCCGTGGCCGCATTCCTGAGGAGCGCTTCTCCCACCTGCTTCATATTGTCCAGGCCCACCACGGCCCCCATGGCGAGGTGCCCTGCCACACGCCGGAGGCATGGGCCGTCCACCTGGCGGACCTTACGAGCGCCACCCTGCTCGAGGCGGCCGACGACCAGAAGGAGGCCGAACCCGGCACCCGGAAGAACGGATGGCGGAGCGGCGGCCCGGTCTGGCGATTCTGAAGGGTTTTTATCTGACCCTTCCGAACGTGAAGGGTTCGAGAGGACGACAAAAGGGAGTCGAGAAAAAGGGAAAATCAAACAGGCCGCACCTGCCGCCCGTGCTCTGGACCGGGAGTTCTCCAGAGCCATCCCATTTTTTTCGGGCCCTGTGAAGGCCTGCCCCAGGGATCACTCTGCGACCGAAGGAGGGAACACAACGCCCCGCCAGGGAAGGCGACAGATCTCCGGGTCGGCAACCCTCGTCCTTCTCCCGACGAACGCCACCCGCGACGAAGCCGGGACAGCATGGATCTCGGCCGCGTAGCCGATCTCCTCCTGCCAGGCCTGACAGGCCTCTTCATAGGAGGGGGTGATGCAGAGGGTCTTTCGGCTTTCCCTGTCGACAACGATGTAGCGCACCGCTCCCGGTGTAGGGGGGTTGTTCATGATTATTCCTGTACAATGCCGGGAATGTAAATGAACAGGTTAAACTAACCCGAAAAAATAAGTTCCGGAGACGCCCCCGGCCCTATCCCGGGGGTTCCCGCTTGTCAATGTCCCCACTGGAATGAACGATGAACGGCTCTTTTGAAACCCTTAATTCCTCTTCTCCTGGCCTTGAAGGTGCCGGGAACCGGGCAATTCGCCGCCCCTCGGCTATCTTCGCCGTGGGGGGGGTCCGGGGGTCTCCCCCCGGCGAGAGAGAGCAGGGTAAAGTTTCTCGTATTGCGATAGGGGCGGGAAGGCGGCCGGTGATTGTTCTGAGGGGGTTTCCGTCCTCTGCCGATCCATCCCGTCGGGGCAAGGGTGTGAGCAGCCCCTCATGTTCACTCCAGAAGAGGAATGCAACAGAGCCCGATGAACCGAAAAAAAGAGGGTTCAGGCGTCCTTCCGCCTGCGGATCCTGACAGAGTTTGCATGGGCGTGGAGGCCCTCGGCAGAGGCGAGGTTCTCCACGATACCGCCGAGCCACTCAAGACCCTCCCTGCTGATCATCTGGACGGACGAGGTCTTACAGAAGTGGTGGATGTCGAGTCCGGAGTAGACCTTCGCATAGCCCGCAGTCGGCAGGACATGGTTGGTGCCTGAGGCGTAGTCCCCGAAGGCGACGGCGGTGTACGGCCCGACAAAGATGGAACCCGCGTTCCGCACCAAGGTGAGGGCCGCCATGGGGTCGGCGACCTGGATGGAGAGGTGCTCGGGTGCGATGTCGTCCATAGCGGCGATCGCCTCGTCGAGGTCGCGGACGACTACATAACCCGAGTGATCGAGGGCCTTCTCGATGATGGCGCGCCTCTCTGCCGTGGCCATCTGTCTCGTGATCTCTGCACCGACCTTCGCCGGGAGGGAGGGGTCGGTGGTCACCAGGATGCACCCGGCATGGGGGTCGTGCTCGGCCTGGGCGAGGACGTCAGCCGCGACGAACGCGGGCTTTGCCGTGGCGTCGGCAAGGATACCGATCTCCGAGGGGCCGGCCGGGAAGTCGATCTCGGCCTCTTCACGCAGCATCATCTTCGCCGCCGTCACAAAGACATTCCCTGGCCCGACGATCTTCTGGACCGGGTCGATCGTCTCCGTGCCGAGAGCCATCGCCGCGATCGCCTGTGCGCCGCCGACGCGGTAACACTCGTCCACACCGGCGATATCGAGGGCCACCAGGGTGAGGGGATGGATCGGGGGCGGGGAGCAGACGCAGATCTCTGCCACACCAGCCACCTGCGCCGGAACCGTCGTCATCAGGGCGGTCGACGGATACGCGGCCCTGCCGCCCGGCACGTAGGCGCCGATGCGGTCGAGGGGCGTCGTCTTCACCCCGAGGATCACGCCCGGTTCCACCTCGTCGAGCCAGAGTGAGTGATTGCGCTGCAGTTCGTGGAAACGCCTGATATGCGCCTCGGCCTCGGCAAGACTCTCGACCATGGCGTCGTCCACCTCCTCGTACGCGCCCTCGAACTCCTCGGGGGCGACGGCAAGGTCCTCAAGGTCGATGTGGTCGAACTTCTTCGTGAGCGCGTAGAGCGCCTCGTCACCGTCCTTCCGCACCGCATCGACGATACCGGCGACGGCGTCCTTCGCCCCTGCAAGGTCGGACCGCCGCTGGTTCTTCCATTCCTCTATGTCCAGCGCCTTCCACATAGTACGGAAATGTTCGGCGCAGGGAGGGTTAAGACTTGCCGTGACCGTACAGATGACCCGGTTAATGGCGTTTCCTTAACTCGACACACATAAAAAGAGTTATCAGGAATTATATCGAGTTTATACCTCATGAATAGTAAAATTGTGACCTTTTCAACGGTATTGATCCTCTGCGCCGCCATATTCCTCTGCGGCTGCACGACCACCCCGCAGTCCGACAGTGGCAACCAGACACCTGCGGGAACCACCGCACCGGTAGAGACGACGGCCGCCGCGGCCGGTCAGATTATCACTGTCTACCATGCAGGCAGCCTCGCCGCCCCCTTCGAAGAACTCGAAAAGCAGTATGAGACGGCGCATCCGGGCGTCGACGTCAGGCTCGTCCCCGGCGGCTCGACTAAACTCGTCAAGGACATCACCGACCTCGGCAAGAGCGCCGACGTCTTTGCATCGGCCGACTACACCCTCATCCCCACGTTGATGATGCCAACCTCTGCCGACTGGTACGTGACCTTTGCGAAGAACCAGATCGTGCTCTGCTACACCAACCAGAGCAAGTACGCCGGTGAGGTCAACGCCGACACCTGGTACACCATCCTGGAGAAGCCCGACGTTCAGTGGGCCTGCTCCGACCCGAACCTCGACCCCTGCGGCTACCGCTCCCTGATGGCGATCCAGCTCGCGGAGCAGCACTATGGTAACGACACCATCTTCGACAGGGTCGTCTCCGAGCACTCGAACATCACGGTGACTGAAGAGAACGGCACCTACACGCTCCTCGCCACCTCCCCCGAACCGAAGGACACCTTCCAGATCAGACCGAAGTCGGTCGAACTTGTCCAGATGCTCCAGAACGGCGGCATCGACTATGCCTGGGAGTACCGCTCGGTCGCCGAACAGAACGGCCTCAACTTCGTCGAACTCCCTGAGGCGATCGACCTCTCCTCGGTGACGTACGCCGACGACTATGCAAAGGTGACGATCGAGACTGCCGGCGGCCTCATGACCGCAAAGCCGATCGTCTACGGCGCGACCGTGCCGAAGAACGCGGAGAACCCTGAGGGCGGCATCGCATTCGTCCAGATGCTCGTCGGCAGCGAAGGGCAGGCGGTCATGAACGCGCAGGGCCAGCCCCCGATCGTCCCGGCCGGCGGTTTCGGCACTGTCCCGGCCGAACTGAAGGCCCTCACCGCTTCCCCCTGAACTCTCCTTTTTTTTACCATGGCCCAGACCTCA
This window of the Methanofollis ethanolicus genome carries:
- a CDS encoding tetratricopeptide repeat protein, with protein sequence MTDQPPTDAGKEAFALYEAGKYRESIDLCTRLLKGSDDTSLAILVATNLFALAEYNEAEAHLRDLLRKMPESSYLHSFLGRVLSARGDGRAVAAYARAVQLDPANEEALRAYAAYFSGKRDQMSAIPILSALARVSGKKDDARSLIRALIECGRGEEALSAYQDLLGGTGADAEYIDALMVAGRHRDAAAASVETFRRTGDPAFLRQYLAALSAFDRPQALKIFPRYLGDISDNDLLFDYVLLLTSEGRCREALEACERLLARSPHPIHQLVACELIAATGQTELARECYEALIRDGVAGMDDPETLEMSVAAYEQFLRKAYSPETVPACYLETVSRDPNVVSLTRTGLFYASFGDMDTARDWLYRAYRLDFLNGGIEYARFLARQGETRECEKILIHILTNTQRTADLVKVAEAVIGGDEESGAGRRRLLDALVRRFSTETGHLGPEGTEVFARVCLRAAGVALAGGDYVRCKEYCLHGLDLSRTCTDAFFDVIWRCKEATVAELPVFPFEGRGGGVAAGASAGTAGTDLSKNDVEEPDLGLDERETALVAFLRQHRETNEEELRKVLGTRRVSGVVNRLIKKANDAGVPLIEKQGMGEHGEIYVYCGK
- the brxD gene encoding BREX system ATP-binding protein BrxD; translation: MDGRKTESIGIINALRRGTVPASGLERLAVGLSVEEEVIGRQLDFAASGGADIKFVCGDYGSGKTFLVARALEIAREKRFVTAHVMISADTPLHKESALYYRILSSLRTAEHENALKEIVDDWIFAIEERIIEVDGVSEEDEALKTGTVERIEAALADISAVNPALAAALRVYYTANCAGDFPLAQAALGWLSGEPHVGRRFRQAAGVKGEVDEVSALVFLRGFMRIIRAAGYAGLAVAVDEVETVQALPSNLRAKGYGNLRQIVDAVDRGEMPHCYFLFTGTPAFFEGSKGIRSLPPLYDRLKIVGADDYANPLQAQIRLRPFDLQKLEEAALKVCEVYADAAAPVDRNRVSHRFMQGMIDRVTTGFGGRVDVIPRIFLREFVDVLDKCGLYAEYDPAAAYAFDKEKVKGDLKEEEEAVLEVEF
- a CDS encoding HD domain-containing protein yields the protein MANRKETFVGDIADGEEVDGIFLIRSAEVKQKRDGSPYILAQVADRTGSLACNIWGVQGYGEAVSTAAEKLKVGAVYRIRGFAKAYNGAVQVSVNEGIADLAEVPPDEVSAADFVCAPVNEAELKGGVLAMAGDIADGALRDLVLEAIAGADGFFVKPAAKSRHHEYRGGLAGHTLETARIAAASCDAACISLDRDLIVAGSLLHDIGKAFCFDEAGLAFTARAEYDLVGHVTIGVSYLTRFRGRIPEERFSHLLHIVQAHHGPHGEVPCHTPEAWAVHLADLTSATLLEAADDQKEAEPGTRKNGWRSGGPVWRF
- the hisD gene encoding histidinol dehydrogenase, with the translated sequence MWKALDIEEWKNQRRSDLAGAKDAVAGIVDAVRKDGDEALYALTKKFDHIDLEDLAVAPEEFEGAYEEVDDAMVESLAEAEAHIRRFHELQRNHSLWLDEVEPGVILGVKTTPLDRIGAYVPGGRAAYPSTALMTTVPAQVAGVAEICVCSPPPIHPLTLVALDIAGVDECYRVGGAQAIAAMALGTETIDPVQKIVGPGNVFVTAAKMMLREEAEIDFPAGPSEIGILADATAKPAFVAADVLAQAEHDPHAGCILVTTDPSLPAKVGAEITRQMATAERRAIIEKALDHSGYVVVRDLDEAIAAMDDIAPEHLSIQVADPMAALTLVRNAGSIFVGPYTAVAFGDYASGTNHVLPTAGYAKVYSGLDIHHFCKTSSVQMISREGLEWLGGIVENLASAEGLHAHANSVRIRRRKDA
- the wtpA gene encoding tungstate ABC transporter substrate-binding protein WtpA, which translates into the protein MNSKIVTFSTVLILCAAIFLCGCTTTPQSDSGNQTPAGTTAPVETTAAAAGQIITVYHAGSLAAPFEELEKQYETAHPGVDVRLVPGGSTKLVKDITDLGKSADVFASADYTLIPTLMMPTSADWYVTFAKNQIVLCYTNQSKYAGEVNADTWYTILEKPDVQWACSDPNLDPCGYRSLMAIQLAEQHYGNDTIFDRVVSEHSNITVTEENGTYTLLATSPEPKDTFQIRPKSVELVQMLQNGGIDYAWEYRSVAEQNGLNFVELPEAIDLSSVTYADDYAKVTIETAGGLMTAKPIVYGATVPKNAENPEGGIAFVQMLVGSEGQAVMNAQGQPPIVPAGGFGTVPAELKALTASP